One Amycolatopsis tolypomycina DNA segment encodes these proteins:
- a CDS encoding YbaB/EbfC family nucleoid-associated protein, whose amino-acid sequence MPGEFEQLVAEFERFQAGVRNADDRFTGLGAMQQQLTELRASAASPDGGVTVVTGPGGAVLDVKFTEAALAKGPHALSAALLATLREAVGEAARRQAVIVEEAMGDDLGLVDQVLETQAVAFGTTVEELRSKLPDGTPQAEDFSEQRVLRPADPPTAPPAPGPSAGDRFLRTLFDEED is encoded by the coding sequence ATGCCGGGCGAGTTCGAGCAGCTGGTCGCCGAGTTCGAGCGGTTCCAGGCCGGCGTGCGCAACGCCGACGACCGGTTCACCGGGCTGGGCGCCATGCAGCAGCAGCTGACCGAGCTGCGGGCGAGCGCCGCGTCGCCGGACGGGGGTGTCACCGTCGTCACCGGGCCGGGCGGGGCCGTCCTGGACGTCAAGTTCACCGAGGCCGCGCTGGCCAAGGGGCCGCACGCCCTCTCCGCCGCGCTGCTGGCCACGCTGCGGGAGGCCGTCGGCGAGGCGGCGCGGCGGCAGGCCGTGATCGTCGAGGAGGCCATGGGCGACGACCTCGGCCTGGTCGACCAGGTCCTGGAAACCCAGGCCGTCGCGTTCGGAACCACCGTCGAAGAACTGCGGTCGAAGCTGCCGGACGGGACACCGCAGGCCGAGGACTTCTCGGAGCAGCGGGTGCTGCGGCCGGCCGATCCGCCGACGGCACCACCCGCGCCGGGCCCGTCCGCGGGTGACCGCTTCCTGCGCACCCTGTTCGACGAGGAGGACTGA
- the tuf gene encoding elongation factor Tu, translating to MAKAKFERTKPHVNIGTIGHVDHGKTTLTAAITKVLHDKYPELNESRAFDQIDNAPEEKQRGITINISHVEYQTEKRHYAHVDAPGHADYIKNMITGAAQMDGAILVVAATDGPMPQTREHVLLARQVGVPYIVVALNKADMVDDEEILELVELEVRELLSSQEFPGDDAPVVRVSGLKALEGDEKWSEAVLELMTAVDDNVPDPVRELDKPFLMPIEDVFTITGRGTVVTGRVERGQINVNEEVEIVGIREKSTKTTVTGVEMFRKLLDSGQAGDNVGLLVRGIKREDVERGQVVVKPGTTTPHTDFEGRVYILSKDEGGRHTPFFNNYRPQFYFRTTDVTGVVTLPEGTEMVMPGDNTDISVQLIQPVAMDEGLRFAIREGGRTVGAGQVTKIIK from the coding sequence GTGGCGAAGGCGAAATTCGAGCGGACCAAGCCGCACGTCAACATCGGCACCATCGGTCACGTTGACCACGGCAAGACGACTCTGACCGCGGCCATCACCAAGGTGCTGCACGACAAGTACCCGGAGCTGAACGAGTCGCGGGCGTTCGACCAGATCGACAACGCGCCGGAAGAGAAGCAGCGCGGCATCACGATCAACATCTCGCACGTCGAGTACCAGACCGAGAAGCGTCACTACGCGCACGTGGACGCCCCCGGTCACGCGGACTACATCAAGAACATGATCACCGGTGCCGCCCAGATGGACGGCGCGATCCTGGTCGTGGCCGCCACCGACGGCCCGATGCCGCAGACCCGTGAGCACGTGCTGCTCGCCCGCCAGGTCGGCGTGCCCTACATCGTGGTCGCGCTGAACAAGGCCGACATGGTCGACGACGAGGAGATCCTCGAGCTCGTCGAGCTGGAGGTCCGCGAGCTGCTGTCCTCGCAGGAGTTCCCGGGCGACGACGCGCCGGTCGTGCGCGTCTCCGGCCTGAAGGCCCTCGAGGGCGACGAGAAGTGGTCCGAGGCCGTTCTCGAGCTGATGACCGCCGTCGACGACAACGTGCCGGACCCGGTGCGTGAGCTCGACAAGCCGTTCCTGATGCCGATCGAGGACGTCTTCACCATCACCGGTCGTGGCACCGTGGTGACCGGTCGCGTCGAGCGCGGCCAGATCAACGTCAACGAAGAGGTCGAGATCGTGGGTATCCGCGAGAAGTCGACCAAGACCACCGTCACCGGTGTCGAGATGTTCCGCAAGCTGCTCGACTCGGGCCAGGCGGGCGACAACGTCGGCCTGCTGGTCCGCGGTATCAAGCGCGAGGACGTCGAGCGCGGCCAGGTCGTCGTGAAGCCGGGCACCACCACCCCGCACACCGACTTCGAGGGCCGGGTCTACATCCTGTCGAAGGACGAGGGTGGCCGTCACACCCCGTTCTTCAACAACTACCGCCCGCAGTTCTACTTCCGCACCACCGACGTGACCGGCGTCGTGACCCTCCCCGAGGGCACCGAGATGGTCATGCCGGGCGACAACACGGACATCTCGGTCCAGCTGATCCAGCCGGTCGCGATGGACGAGGGTCTGCGCTTCGCCATCCGTGAGGGTGGCCGGACCGTCGGCGCGGGCCAGGTCACCAAGATCATCAAGTGA
- the fusA gene encoding elongation factor G, with product MAREVLTDLNKVRNIGIMAHIDAGKTTTTERILFYTGVNYKIGEVHDGAATMDWMEEEQKRGITITSAATTTFWDDHQINLIDTPGHVDFTVEVERNLRVLDGAVAVFDGKEGVEPQSEQVWRQADKYDVPRICFVNKMDKLGADYYYTLRTIEERLGVKPLAIQLPIGAENDFEGVVDLVRMKALVWRGEVQKGEDYAVEDIPADLADRAAEYREKLVETVAETDDALMEKFLEGEELSEAEIKSGIRKLVVTRAAFPVLAGSAFKNKGVQPMLDAVIDYLPSPLDVPAVEGLLPDGETPATRKASVDEPFAALAFKIAAHPFFGKLTYIRVYSGKVASGAQVINATKERKERIGKIFQMHSNKENPVDDAQVGHIYAVIGLKDTTTGDTLADPQNPIVLESMTFPEPVIRVAIEPKTKADQEKLSLAIQKLAEEDPTFQVKLDEDTGQTIIAGMGELHLEVLVNRMKSDYKVEANIGKPQVAYRETIKKTVEKLDYVHKKQTGGSGQFAKVIVKLEPLERTDGALYEFDNKVTGGRVPREYIPSVDAGAQDAMQYGVLAGYPLVGLKFTLLDGAYHEVDSSEMAFKIAGSMAMKEAAKKAGPVILEPMMAVEVTTPEDYMGDVIGDLNSRRGQIQAMEERSGTRVVKALVPLSEMFGYVGDLRSRTQGRANYSMVFDSYAEVPANVAKEIIAKATGE from the coding sequence GTGGCACGTGAAGTGCTGACCGACCTGAACAAGGTCCGCAACATCGGCATCATGGCCCACATCGACGCCGGCAAGACGACGACCACCGAGCGGATCCTGTTCTACACCGGGGTCAACTACAAGATCGGTGAAGTCCACGACGGCGCCGCCACCATGGACTGGATGGAGGAGGAGCAGAAGCGGGGTATCACCATCACCTCGGCTGCCACCACCACCTTCTGGGACGACCACCAGATCAACCTGATCGACACCCCCGGGCACGTCGACTTCACCGTCGAGGTGGAGCGCAACCTGCGGGTGCTCGACGGCGCGGTCGCCGTCTTCGACGGCAAGGAGGGCGTCGAGCCGCAGTCCGAGCAGGTCTGGCGGCAGGCGGACAAGTACGACGTCCCGCGCATCTGCTTCGTCAACAAGATGGACAAGCTGGGTGCGGACTACTACTACACCCTGCGCACCATCGAGGAGCGCCTCGGCGTCAAGCCGCTGGCGATCCAGCTGCCCATCGGCGCCGAGAACGACTTCGAAGGCGTCGTCGACCTGGTCCGCATGAAGGCCCTGGTCTGGCGCGGCGAGGTGCAGAAGGGTGAGGACTACGCGGTCGAGGACATCCCGGCCGACCTCGCCGACCGCGCGGCCGAGTACCGCGAGAAGCTGGTCGAGACCGTCGCCGAGACCGACGACGCCCTGATGGAGAAGTTCCTCGAGGGCGAAGAGCTGTCCGAGGCGGAGATCAAGTCCGGCATCCGCAAGCTGGTCGTCACCCGGGCGGCGTTCCCGGTCCTGGCCGGTTCCGCGTTCAAGAACAAGGGCGTGCAGCCCATGCTCGACGCGGTGATCGACTACCTGCCGTCGCCGCTGGACGTCCCGGCCGTCGAGGGCCTGCTGCCCGACGGTGAGACCCCGGCGACCCGCAAGGCGTCGGTCGACGAGCCGTTCGCCGCGCTCGCGTTCAAGATCGCCGCGCACCCGTTCTTCGGCAAGCTGACCTACATCCGGGTGTACTCGGGCAAGGTCGCTTCCGGCGCGCAGGTCATCAACGCGACCAAGGAGCGCAAGGAGCGCATCGGGAAGATCTTCCAGATGCACTCCAACAAGGAGAACCCGGTCGACGACGCCCAGGTCGGCCACATCTACGCGGTCATCGGGCTGAAGGACACCACCACGGGTGACACCCTGGCGGACCCGCAGAACCCGATCGTGCTGGAGTCGATGACGTTCCCCGAGCCGGTCATCCGGGTCGCGATCGAACCGAAGACGAAGGCCGACCAGGAGAAGCTGTCCCTGGCGATCCAGAAGCTGGCCGAAGAGGACCCGACGTTCCAGGTCAAGCTGGACGAGGACACCGGCCAGACGATCATCGCGGGCATGGGCGAGCTGCACCTCGAGGTGCTGGTGAACCGGATGAAGTCCGACTACAAGGTCGAGGCGAACATCGGCAAGCCGCAGGTCGCCTACCGCGAGACGATCAAGAAGACGGTCGAGAAGCTCGACTACGTCCACAAGAAGCAGACCGGTGGTTCCGGCCAGTTCGCGAAGGTCATCGTGAAGCTGGAGCCGCTCGAGCGCACCGACGGCGCGCTCTACGAGTTCGACAACAAGGTGACCGGTGGTCGCGTGCCGCGGGAGTACATCCCGTCGGTGGACGCGGGCGCGCAGGACGCGATGCAGTACGGCGTCCTGGCCGGCTACCCGCTCGTCGGGTTGAAGTTCACCCTGTTGGACGGTGCTTACCACGAGGTCGACTCTTCGGAGATGGCGTTCAAGATCGCCGGTTCCATGGCGATGAAGGAAGCCGCGAAGAAGGCCGGCCCGGTGATCCTGGAGCCGATGATGGCGGTCGAGGTGACCACGCCCGAGGACTACATGGGCGACGTCATCGGTGACCTCAACTCCCGCCGTGGTCAGATCCAGGCCATGGAGGAGCGGTCCGGTACCCGCGTCGTGAAGGCGCTGGTTCCGCTGTCGGAGATGTTCGGCTACGTCGGCGACCTGCGGTCCCGCACCCAGGGCCGGGCGAACTACTCCATGGTGTTCGACTCCTACGCCGAGGTTCCCGCGAACGTCGCGAAGGAAATCATCGCGAAGGCGACGGGGGAATAA
- the rplC gene encoding 50S ribosomal protein L3, with amino-acid sequence MSDRQMKGILGTKLGMTQVFDEQNRVVPVTVVKAGPNVVTQVRTQDKDGYAAVQLAFGAVDPRKVNKPRTGHFDKAGVTPRRFLAELRTTDAETYEVGQEITAEVFAAGVEVDVTGTSKGKGYAGVMKRHGFKGQGASHGAQAVHRKPGSIGGCATPGRVFKGLRMAGRMGNDRVTTQNLTVHAVRAEDGLLLIKGAVPGPKGGLLFVRSAAKGGNSE; translated from the coding sequence ATGTCTGACAGGCAGATGAAGGGCATCCTGGGCACCAAGCTCGGCATGACCCAGGTCTTCGACGAGCAGAACCGGGTTGTCCCGGTCACCGTCGTCAAGGCCGGTCCGAACGTGGTCACCCAGGTTCGGACCCAGGACAAGGACGGCTACGCGGCCGTGCAGCTGGCGTTCGGCGCGGTCGACCCGCGCAAGGTGAACAAGCCGCGCACCGGCCACTTCGACAAGGCGGGCGTGACTCCGCGCCGGTTCCTCGCCGAGCTGCGCACCACCGACGCCGAGACCTACGAGGTCGGCCAGGAGATCACCGCCGAGGTGTTCGCCGCCGGCGTCGAGGTCGACGTGACCGGGACCAGCAAGGGCAAGGGCTACGCGGGTGTCATGAAGCGCCACGGCTTCAAGGGCCAGGGCGCGAGCCACGGTGCCCAGGCCGTGCACCGCAAGCCGGGTTCGATCGGTGGCTGCGCCACCCCCGGCCGCGTCTTCAAGGGCCTGCGCATGGCGGGCCGGATGGGCAACGACCGGGTCACCACGCAGAACCTGACCGTGCACGCCGTGCGTGCCGAGGACGGTCTGCTGCTGATCAAGGGCGCTGTGCCCGGTCCCAAGGGCGGCCTGCTGTTCGTGCGCAGCGCCGCGAAGGGTGGTAACTCCGAATGA
- the rplB gene encoding 50S ribosomal protein L2 yields the protein MGIRKYKPTTPGRRGSSVSDFAEITRSTPEKSLLRPLSGSGGRNSSGKITTRHKGGGHKRAYRVIDFRRNDKDGIPAKVAHIEYDPNRSARIALLHYADGEKRYIIAPEKLKQGDTVENGPRADIKPGNNLPLRNIPVGTVIHAIELRPGGGAKMARSAGAKVQLVAKDGPYAQLRLPSGEIRNVDVRNRATVGEVGNSEHANINWGKAGRNRWRGKRPTVRGVVMNPVDHPHGGGEGKTSGGRHPVNPNGKPEGRTRRRKASDALIVRRRRTGKNKR from the coding sequence ATGGGCATCCGCAAGTACAAGCCGACGACCCCGGGTCGTCGCGGTTCGAGCGTCTCGGACTTCGCCGAGATCACCCGCTCCACCCCGGAGAAGTCGCTGCTTCGTCCGCTGAGCGGTTCGGGCGGTCGCAACTCGTCCGGCAAGATCACCACCCGGCACAAGGGTGGCGGCCACAAGCGCGCCTACCGCGTCATCGACTTCCGTCGCAATGACAAGGACGGCATCCCCGCCAAGGTCGCGCACATCGAGTACGACCCCAACCGGTCCGCTCGCATCGCGCTGCTGCACTACGCCGACGGCGAGAAGCGCTACATCATCGCGCCGGAGAAGCTGAAGCAGGGCGACACCGTCGAGAACGGCCCCCGGGCCGACATCAAGCCGGGCAACAACCTGCCGCTGCGCAACATCCCGGTCGGCACCGTGATCCACGCGATCGAGCTCCGCCCCGGCGGCGGCGCGAAGATGGCGCGGTCCGCGGGCGCGAAGGTGCAGCTCGTCGCCAAGGACGGTCCGTACGCCCAGCTGCGTCTCCCCTCGGGCGAGATCCGCAACGTGGACGTGCGCAATCGCGCCACGGTCGGCGAGGTCGGCAACTCCGAGCACGCCAACATCAACTGGGGCAAGGCCGGCCGCAACCGCTGGCGCGGCAAGCGCCCCACGGTCCGCGGTGTCGTCATGAACCCGGTCGACCACCCGCACGGTGGTGGTGAGGGCAAGACCTCCGGTGGTCGCCACCCGGTCAACCCGAACGGTAAGCCCGAGGGCCGCACGCGTCGCCGCAAGGCTTCCGACGCCCTCATCGTCCGCCGCCGTCGCACCGGCAAGAACAAGCGCTGA
- the rplW gene encoding 50S ribosomal protein L23 yields MSSVAIPDPRDILLAPVISEKSYGLLEDHKYTFIVRPDANKTQIKIAVEKVFGVKVVSVNTANRQGKRKRTRAGFGKRKDTKRAIVTLSPESKAIEIFGGPTA; encoded by the coding sequence GTGAGTTCGGTCGCCATTCCGGACCCCCGCGACATCCTGCTCGCGCCGGTCATCTCGGAGAAGTCCTACGGGCTGCTCGAGGACCACAAGTACACGTTCATCGTCCGCCCGGACGCCAACAAGACCCAGATCAAGATCGCGGTCGAAAAGGTGTTCGGCGTCAAGGTGGTCAGCGTCAACACGGCCAACCGCCAGGGCAAGCGGAAGCGGACTCGCGCCGGCTTCGGCAAGCGCAAGGACACCAAGCGCGCCATCGTGACTCTTTCGCCCGAAAGCAAGGCGATCGAGATCTTCGGCGGACCCACCGCGTAA
- the rpsL gene encoding 30S ribosomal protein S12, translating to MPTIQQLVRKGRQDKAAKQKTAALKGSPQRRGVCTRVYTTTPKKPNSALRKVARVKLTSGIEVTAYIPGEGHNLQEHSMVLVRGGRVKDLPGVRYKIIRGSLDTQGVKNRKQARSRYGAKKEKS from the coding sequence TTGCCCACGATCCAGCAGCTGGTCCGCAAGGGCCGCCAGGACAAGGCTGCCAAGCAGAAGACGGCGGCCCTCAAGGGGAGCCCGCAGCGGCGTGGCGTGTGCACCCGCGTGTACACCACGACCCCCAAGAAGCCGAACTCGGCGCTGCGCAAGGTCGCGCGTGTGAAGCTGACCAGCGGCATCGAGGTCACCGCCTACATCCCCGGTGAGGGCCACAACCTGCAGGAGCACTCGATGGTGCTCGTGCGCGGTGGTCGTGTGAAGGACCTTCCGGGTGTCCGTTACAAGATCATCCGCGGTTCGCTCGACACGCAGGGTGTCAAGAACCGCAAGCAGGCGCGCAGCCGGTACGGCGCGAAGAAGGAGAAGAGCTAA
- the rplV gene encoding 50S ribosomal protein L22, translated as MNAQNDVTTEAELPTAYARARFVRDSPTKVRRVIELIKGRSAADALAVLRFAPQAASEPVAKVLASAVANAENNLQLDPETLWVKNAYADEGPTLKRIRPRAQGRAYRIRKRTSHITVEVESRPAVAQKAQSKKKAGGR; from the coding sequence ATGAACGCCCAGAACGACGTGACGACCGAGGCTGAACTGCCTACGGCGTACGCGCGGGCTCGCTTCGTCCGGGACTCGCCGACCAAGGTGCGCCGGGTGATCGAGCTCATCAAGGGACGTAGCGCCGCCGACGCCTTGGCCGTGCTCCGGTTCGCCCCCCAGGCGGCCAGCGAGCCGGTCGCGAAGGTGCTCGCCAGCGCCGTGGCCAACGCCGAGAACAACCTTCAGCTGGACCCGGAGACGCTCTGGGTCAAGAACGCGTACGCCGACGAGGGCCCCACCCTCAAGCGCATCCGCCCGCGGGCCCAGGGCCGCGCGTACCGGATCCGCAAGCGGACCAGCCACATCACCGTCGAGGTGGAGTCGCGTCCGGCCGTCGCGCAGAAGGCTCAGAGCAAGAAGAAGGCAGGTGGCCGGTAG
- the rpsG gene encoding 30S ribosomal protein S7 yields MPRKGPAPKRPLISDPVYASPLVTQLVNKVLKDGKRSLAERIVYGALEGAREKTGTDPVVTLKRALDNVKPTIEVKSRRVGGATYQVPIEVKPGRSTTLALRWLVSFSQARREKTMIERLQNELLDASNGLGASVKRREDTHKMAESNRAFAHYRW; encoded by the coding sequence ATGCCCCGCAAGGGTCCGGCCCCGAAGCGGCCGCTGATCTCCGACCCCGTCTACGCCTCCCCGCTGGTCACCCAGCTGGTGAACAAGGTGCTGAAGGACGGGAAGCGGTCCCTGGCCGAGCGCATCGTGTACGGCGCGCTCGAAGGCGCTCGCGAGAAGACCGGCACCGACCCGGTCGTCACGCTGAAGCGCGCCCTCGACAACGTGAAGCCCACCATCGAGGTGAAGAGCCGCCGCGTCGGTGGTGCCACCTACCAGGTGCCGATCGAGGTCAAGCCGGGCCGCTCCACCACGCTGGCCCTGCGCTGGCTGGTCTCCTTCTCGCAGGCTCGCCGCGAGAAGACGATGATCGAGCGCCTGCAGAACGAGCTCCTGGACGCTTCCAACGGCCTCGGTGCCTCCGTGAAGCGTCGCGAAGACACGCACAAGATGGCCGAGTCCAACCGGGCCTTCGCGCACTACCGCTGGTAA
- the rplD gene encoding 50S ribosomal protein L4 has product MTSVELKTPAGKADGTVDLPEEIFDVQANVALMHQVVVAQQAAARQGTHDTKTRGEVRGGGKKPYRQKGTGRARQGSTRAPQFAGGGVVHGPTPRDYSQRTPKKMKAAALRGALSDRARAGQLHVVTELVTGEKPSTKAAKTALAAVTAAKRVLVVLDRADELSWVSLRNLPEVHILWADQLNTYDVLVNDDVVFTKAAYDAFVAGPVRGKSVKASARSGEVTEGSDEK; this is encoded by the coding sequence ATGACAAGCGTCGAGCTGAAGACCCCGGCCGGTAAAGCCGACGGCACCGTGGACCTCCCCGAGGAGATCTTCGACGTGCAGGCCAATGTCGCGCTGATGCACCAGGTCGTGGTGGCCCAGCAGGCCGCCGCGCGCCAGGGCACGCACGACACGAAGACCCGTGGTGAGGTTCGCGGTGGCGGCAAGAAGCCGTACCGCCAGAAGGGCACCGGCCGTGCCCGCCAGGGTTCGACCCGCGCGCCGCAGTTCGCCGGCGGTGGCGTCGTCCACGGCCCCACGCCGCGTGACTACTCGCAGCGCACCCCGAAGAAGATGAAGGCCGCCGCTCTGCGTGGCGCCCTCTCCGACCGGGCCCGCGCCGGCCAGCTGCACGTCGTCACCGAGCTGGTGACCGGCGAGAAGCCGTCGACCAAGGCCGCCAAGACCGCCCTCGCCGCCGTCACGGCCGCGAAGCGCGTGCTCGTGGTGCTGGACCGGGCCGACGAGCTGAGCTGGGTTTCCCTGCGGAACCTGCCCGAGGTGCACATCCTCTGGGCCGACCAGCTCAACACCTACGACGTGCTGGTCAACGACGACGTCGTGTTCACCAAGGCCGCGTACGACGCGTTCGTCGCCGGCCCCGTCCGTGGCAAGTCCGTCAAGGCTTCCGCGCGGTCGGGCGAGGTCACGGAAGGGAGTGACGAGAAGTGA
- the rpsJ gene encoding 30S ribosomal protein S10: MAGQKIRIRLKAYDHEAIDTSARKIVETVTRTGARVVGPVPLPTEKNVYCVIRSPHKYKDSREHFEMRTHKRLIDILDPTPKTVDALMRIDLPASVDVNIQ, encoded by the coding sequence ATGGCGGGACAGAAGATCCGCATCCGGCTCAAGGCCTACGACCACGAGGCGATCGACACCTCGGCGCGCAAGATCGTGGAGACGGTCACGCGCACCGGCGCCCGTGTTGTCGGGCCGGTGCCGCTGCCCACCGAGAAGAACGTTTACTGCGTCATCCGCTCGCCGCACAAGTACAAGGACTCGCGCGAGCACTTCGAGATGCGCACGCACAAGCGTCTGATCGACATCCTCGACCCGACGCCGAAGACGGTCGACGCGCTCATGCGCATCGACCTGCCGGCGAGCGTCGACGTCAACATCCAGTAA
- the rpsS gene encoding 30S ribosomal protein S19 produces MPRSLKKGPFVDDHLLKKVDALNESGKKTVIKTWSRRSTIIPDFLGHTIAVHDGRKHVPVFVTEAMVGHKLGEFAPTRTFKGHIKDDRKSRRR; encoded by the coding sequence ATGCCACGCAGCCTTAAGAAGGGCCCGTTCGTGGACGACCACCTGCTCAAGAAGGTGGACGCGCTGAACGAATCGGGCAAGAAGACGGTCATCAAGACCTGGTCGCGCCGCTCGACGATCATCCCGGACTTCCTGGGTCACACGATCGCCGTGCACGACGGACGCAAGCACGTCCCGGTGTTCGTCACCGAGGCCATGGTGGGTCACAAGCTGGGCGAGTTCGCCCCGACGCGGACCTTCAAGGGCCACATCAAGGACGACCGCAAGTCGCGCCGCCGCTGA